One Echinicola strongylocentroti DNA window includes the following coding sequences:
- a CDS encoding DUF7935 family protein: MEYIVELLKIILPAGLVIYGMYLVVVSFLSKDRESKLVELKTQNTKVVLPIRLQAGERLCLLLERLTPNNLVRRVNDQSYSARELHGLLLQEIREEYNHNLSQQVYFSDDTWESVKSAVEGVITLVNSSMQDVNPDDKGMDLAKRIFQRSLDQKNDGISFALKKVKSEIRVYF, translated from the coding sequence ATGGAGTACATAGTAGAACTGTTAAAGATTATTTTGCCAGCGGGGCTTGTGATTTATGGGATGTACCTGGTCGTGGTCTCCTTCCTTTCCAAAGACCGGGAGTCGAAGCTGGTGGAGTTGAAAACCCAAAACACGAAAGTTGTCTTACCCATCAGGTTACAAGCAGGCGAGCGGCTTTGTCTTTTGCTGGAACGGCTTACGCCCAATAATTTGGTAAGAAGAGTAAATGACCAGTCCTATTCAGCAAGGGAGCTTCATGGACTGTTATTGCAGGAGATCAGGGAAGAGTATAACCATAACCTTTCCCAGCAGGTTTATTTCTCGGATGATACCTGGGAGAGTGTAAAGAGCGCCGTGGAGGGAGTGATCACACTGGTCAATTCTTCCATGCAGGATGTAAATCCTGATGATAAAGGCATGGATTTGGCCAAAAGGATCTTTCAACGCTCTCTGGATCAAAAGAATGACGGCATATCTTTTGCATTAAAGAAAGTGAAATCTGAAATTAGAGTGTACTTTTAA
- the dtd gene encoding D-aminoacyl-tRNA deacylase gives MIAVIQRVSESSVKIDGHIKGQIGQGLMVLLGIEDADSEEDIAWLSKKMVNLRIFGDDNGVMNKSLIDIGGDILLISQFTLHASTKKGNRPSYIKAAKPDVAIPLYRQFIATVEKDLGKPIQTGEFGADMKVALVNDGPVTITIDTKNKV, from the coding sequence ATGATAGCAGTTATTCAGCGAGTTTCTGAATCTTCGGTTAAAATTGATGGCCATATCAAGGGGCAAATAGGCCAAGGGCTTATGGTCCTGTTGGGGATTGAAGATGCCGATAGCGAAGAGGACATTGCTTGGCTAAGCAAAAAAATGGTCAATCTCCGGATTTTTGGCGATGATAATGGTGTGATGAACAAAAGCCTGATTGATATAGGCGGTGATATACTGCTGATCAGCCAATTTACCCTTCATGCCAGTACCAAAAAAGGCAATCGCCCTTCTTATATCAAAGCGGCCAAGCCTGATGTGGCCATTCCACTGTATAGACAGTTTATCGCTACCGTGGAGAAGGACCTTGGGAAACCGATTCAGACGGGCGAGTTTGGGGCAGATATGAAAGTGGCCTTGGTCAATGACGGCCCTGTGACCATTACGATCGATACCAAAAATAAAGTGTAG
- the bioD gene encoding dethiobiotin synthase yields the protein MHKMKDKVFVTGIGTGIGKTVCAAALCKTFGHAYWKPVQCGDLEQSDAMFVKQHSPHTDILPEAYRLKTPQSPHLAAKMENTTIQLTRQLIPDHPKCCIEGAGGLMVPLNDEETFLDFLVSSRLHPVIVIRHYLGSINHSLLTLQVLMQAGIEDFTVIWNGTENTSSESAILGRFTPTAQFRMPEWDDQQSGLPLLNPLD from the coding sequence ATGCATAAAATGAAGGATAAGGTTTTTGTCACAGGTATAGGCACGGGCATCGGCAAGACCGTCTGTGCAGCAGCACTCTGCAAGACCTTTGGACATGCGTACTGGAAACCGGTTCAGTGCGGTGATCTAGAGCAGTCGGACGCTATGTTTGTAAAACAGCATAGTCCACACACCGACATCTTACCGGAAGCCTATCGGCTAAAAACACCACAGTCACCACACCTGGCAGCCAAAATGGAAAATACCACGATCCAGTTGACCCGCCAGCTTATCCCAGACCATCCAAAATGCTGCATCGAAGGAGCTGGTGGGCTGATGGTCCCACTGAATGATGAAGAGACTTTTTTGGATTTTCTGGTTTCGAGTCGCCTTCATCCGGTGATCGTCATACGGCATTATCTAGGCAGTATAAACCATAGTCTTCTTACCTTGCAGGTTTTAATGCAAGCAGGTATTGAGGATTTTACGGTCATTTGGAACGGGACAGAAAACACTTCATCCGAAAGTGCTATCCTTGGCCGTTTCACTCCTACCGCACAGTTTCGTATGCCTGAATGGGATGATCAACAAAGCGGACTCCCCTTATTAAATCCTTTGGACTAA
- a CDS encoding ATP-binding cassette domain-containing protein, protein MTQDIFLSIESANVKYLDRTIFQGLDFAMSTGENWAILSASGAEKTAFLETILGKTILSAGRVTRDFAVDYQQEMTAAGKINSFRDLIAVVSQKYTFTNKSNLQNFYYQQRFNSSESEEAATVKEELEGVQAKQRGHWKVNNVMELLELEELKDKSLIKLSNGESRRLAIACALLRNPRLFLMDQPMTGLDVDTRAHFGEVLTAITDSGIQVIMTTSPDEIPEAISHVAILDGGKVTEVAKREDFHQVDLVNHAALSQFDHKKLDELIKLKPVAKFETLIQMNHVHIQYNGKVILDDVNWQVKQGECWVLRGHNGAGKSTLLSLINGENPQAYANDIVLFDRKRGTGETIWDIKRPIGFVSPELARYFPANQTCLKVVLSGLFDTIGLFKKVTAEQEKQAMDWLRLFRIEHVAQMRLTQIPLENQRFCLLARAMIKSPALLVLDEAAQGMDDEQRLLFRETVAHIGSHPAVSMIYVSHYDQDIPNVVDHELVLEEGKVVKKA, encoded by the coding sequence ATGACACAGGATATATTTCTTTCCATAGAAAGCGCAAATGTAAAGTACCTTGACAGGACGATTTTTCAAGGGCTGGACTTTGCGATGAGCACCGGGGAAAACTGGGCCATCCTAAGTGCTTCGGGGGCGGAGAAAACCGCTTTCCTAGAGACGATCCTTGGCAAGACCATTTTGTCTGCAGGAAGGGTGACGCGTGATTTTGCGGTGGATTATCAGCAAGAGATGACTGCAGCAGGGAAGATCAATAGCTTTCGGGACCTGATCGCAGTGGTTTCCCAAAAGTACACCTTTACCAACAAGTCCAACCTCCAGAACTTCTATTACCAGCAGCGGTTCAATTCTTCTGAATCAGAAGAAGCAGCCACCGTTAAGGAGGAACTAGAAGGAGTGCAAGCAAAACAACGTGGCCATTGGAAGGTGAACAATGTGATGGAATTGCTGGAACTTGAGGAGCTTAAGGATAAATCCCTGATCAAGCTATCAAATGGTGAGTCCCGAAGGTTGGCGATTGCCTGTGCACTACTTCGCAATCCGCGATTGTTTCTGATGGACCAGCCCATGACAGGATTGGATGTGGACACACGGGCACATTTTGGGGAGGTATTAACGGCGATCACCGATTCCGGTATTCAGGTGATCATGACCACTTCCCCAGATGAAATTCCAGAAGCCATTTCCCATGTGGCTATTTTGGACGGAGGGAAGGTCACTGAAGTAGCCAAACGAGAGGATTTTCACCAAGTGGACTTGGTCAATCATGCTGCTTTGAGCCAGTTTGATCATAAGAAGCTGGACGAACTGATAAAGCTAAAGCCAGTGGCGAAGTTTGAGACCCTGATCCAGATGAACCATGTACATATCCAGTACAATGGAAAAGTGATCTTGGATGATGTCAACTGGCAGGTAAAGCAGGGTGAATGCTGGGTGCTCCGCGGCCATAACGGCGCTGGAAAATCCACCTTGCTAAGTCTGATCAATGGTGAGAATCCACAGGCCTATGCTAATGATATAGTGCTTTTTGACCGGAAAAGAGGGACTGGAGAGACGATTTGGGATATCAAGCGCCCGATTGGTTTTGTATCGCCAGAGCTGGCCAGGTACTTTCCGGCTAATCAGACCTGTCTGAAAGTGGTGCTCTCAGGGCTTTTTGATACCATAGGGCTGTTTAAGAAAGTGACAGCGGAGCAGGAAAAGCAGGCGATGGACTGGTTGCGGCTATTTCGGATCGAGCATGTTGCCCAGATGCGTTTGACACAGATCCCTCTCGAAAACCAACGCTTTTGTTTGCTTGCCAGGGCCATGATCAAGTCACCCGCTTTGCTGGTGTTGGACGAAGCAGCGCAGGGTATGGATGATGAGCAGCGACTGCTTTTTAGAGAAACGGTCGCCCATATTGGCAGTCATCCAGCGGTGTCCATGATCTATGTCAGTCACTATGATCAGGATATTCCCAACGTGGTGGACCATGAACTGGTCTTGGAAGAGGGAAAAGTGGTTAAGAAAGCTTAG
- a CDS encoding nucleotide pyrophosphohydrolase, with protein sequence MTIEEAQQQVDHWINTVGVRYFNELTNMAILTEEVGELARIIARKYGEQSFKESDKDADLGDEMADVLWVLMCLANQTGVDLTKALEKNFEKKNIRDKDRHRNNDKLK encoded by the coding sequence ATGACAATAGAAGAAGCACAGCAGCAAGTGGATCACTGGATCAATACCGTTGGCGTCCGGTATTTTAATGAACTCACCAACATGGCCATTCTTACAGAAGAAGTGGGGGAGCTGGCCAGGATCATTGCCAGAAAGTATGGTGAGCAGTCATTCAAGGAAAGCGATAAGGATGCTGACCTTGGCGATGAAATGGCCGATGTACTGTGGGTGCTAATGTGCCTGGCCAACCAAACTGGCGTGGACCTTACCAAAGCACTGGAAAAGAACTTCGAAAAGAAAAATATCCGGGATAAGGACCGCCATAGAAACAATGATAAGCTGAAGTAG
- a CDS encoding NAD-dependent epimerase/dehydratase family protein: MKTIAIVSGASGLIGVQLLHQLFKENTYDHVITVSRRPLAFKQQKLIQVEVDFDHLEQVSLLDKLRQNDIGGENHDLVQAFEKEKVKIHAFCALGTTIKKAKSKENFYKIDHDYVISFAKWVHQWGASKFLYVSSLGADQRSSVFYSKVKGEVEEDLKLIPFSYLGIFRPSVLLGDRKETRIGESLGKVAAKAITSVGLFKKYKPIYDHQVAKAMVHQALNDELEVVKIIESKQMQIFE, from the coding sequence ATGAAAACCATCGCCATAGTTTCGGGAGCTTCAGGCTTGATCGGTGTGCAGCTGCTGCACCAGCTGTTCAAGGAGAATACTTATGATCATGTGATCACTGTTTCCCGAAGACCGTTGGCTTTCAAACAGCAAAAATTGATTCAGGTGGAGGTTGACTTTGATCATTTGGAGCAAGTGAGTTTGTTGGATAAGCTTCGCCAAAACGATATTGGGGGAGAAAACCATGACTTGGTTCAGGCGTTCGAAAAAGAAAAAGTGAAAATCCACGCTTTTTGTGCTTTAGGGACGACTATCAAAAAGGCCAAGTCCAAGGAGAATTTTTATAAGATCGACCATGATTATGTGATCAGCTTTGCGAAATGGGTCCACCAGTGGGGGGCTAGCAAGTTTTTATACGTCAGTTCACTGGGGGCAGACCAGCGATCATCTGTATTTTATTCTAAAGTGAAAGGCGAAGTGGAAGAGGACCTTAAGTTGATCCCCTTCAGTTATTTGGGGATATTCAGGCCATCCGTATTGCTTGGCGACCGCAAGGAAACCCGTATCGGTGAAAGTCTGGGGAAGGTGGCCGCCAAGGCCATTACCTCAGTTGGGCTGTTCAAGAAATACAAACCCATCTATGACCATCAAGTGGCCAAAGCCATGGTCCATCAGGCACTGAACGATGAACTGGAAGTGGTGAAAATCATTGAATCCAAGCAGATGCAGATTTTTGAGTGA
- a CDS encoding YkvA family protein yields the protein MENRRNEQGNLLGKAKRVYHKKAERIAHSKEKLHQLLEKVSEKLHQVADNPTVQESRYYLETVIRMVRAYYKNEYRAFSTKTLVLMVLGLLYFVMPLDFIPDFIAGLGFVDDLSVLLAITKSMQGDIEDFLEWERTKA from the coding sequence ATGGAAAACAGGAGAAATGAACAAGGGAATTTGCTCGGTAAAGCAAAAAGGGTGTATCATAAAAAAGCAGAGCGCATAGCTCACAGCAAGGAAAAGCTACATCAATTGCTAGAGAAAGTGTCAGAAAAACTTCATCAGGTAGCCGATAATCCTACGGTTCAGGAATCCCGTTATTACCTAGAAACAGTGATCCGTATGGTCAGGGCTTATTACAAAAATGAATACAGGGCTTTTTCTACCAAAACCTTGGTGTTAATGGTGCTGGGCTTGTTGTATTTTGTCATGCCGCTGGATTTTATCCCGGATTTTATAGCCGGTCTTGGCTTTGTAGATGATCTCTCTGTCCTTTTGGCCATTACCAAAAGCATGCAGGGCGATATCGAGGATTTTCTGGAATGGGAGAGAACTAAGGCATAG
- a CDS encoding HesB/IscA family protein, which produces MLIPITITDKAQEEIKNIMEHKNIPADYSLRVGVKGGGCGGMSYALGFDKPKEEDQQFELGGIPVLIEKRHVMFLMGMQVDFYDGNEARGFTFENPDIPKRHDATE; this is translated from the coding sequence ATGCTGATTCCAATTACCATTACAGACAAAGCTCAAGAAGAGATCAAAAACATCATGGAGCACAAAAACATCCCTGCTGACTATTCCCTACGGGTAGGCGTCAAAGGCGGCGGGTGCGGCGGGATGTCCTATGCACTAGGATTTGACAAACCCAAAGAGGAAGATCAGCAATTCGAGCTGGGCGGCATCCCTGTGCTAATCGAAAAGCGGCATGTCATGTTTTTGATGGGAATGCAGGTGGATTTCTATGATGGCAATGAAGCCAGAGGATTTACCTTCGAGAATCCGGATATCCCCAAAAGGCATGATGCAACAGAATAA
- a CDS encoding beta-ketoacyl-[acyl-carrier-protein] synthase family protein — MGNSHISITKAMGINPLGFYASEENDRYTSSHHALDQNERGDWKGSISDEIWRDINGYITSLGHKSERFPEEAKLLSFLIHHMHLQPHEKQLINAATSRGSIDFLSQMQVDHHSLPVWTSPHSTLGFPSSWPALLHEADAPLFFQSSTCSSFGLTLQNAFAWLNSGMADNFIAAAVECPTAGLTIDQMKAIRIYAKDEAIPYPCQSMDFEKATNTMVLGEGAYAFQLEKNNPNELAQLKSVGSGMEKINHSTDLSPTGDCIVSAAENVFGEFHKGKIDLIIGHFPGTKLGDLAEKTAYERIFDNVPFTISNKWKIGHSLGSSLAANLDLAINVLHHQELPKLPAYIQQEIAPPTAINNVLITALGFGGQAICAVVGR; from the coding sequence ATGGGCAACAGTCATATCAGCATCACCAAGGCCATGGGCATCAATCCCCTTGGATTTTACGCTTCTGAAGAAAACGACCGATATACTTCTTCTCATCATGCACTTGATCAAAACGAACGAGGCGACTGGAAAGGAAGCATTTCTGATGAAATCTGGCGCGACATCAATGGCTACATAACTAGCCTCGGCCATAAGTCAGAGCGTTTTCCGGAAGAGGCTAAGCTGCTTTCATTTTTGATCCATCACATGCACCTGCAGCCCCATGAAAAGCAACTGATCAACGCCGCTACTTCGAGGGGAAGCATTGATTTTCTCAGCCAAATGCAAGTGGATCACCACAGTTTGCCAGTATGGACTTCTCCCCATTCCACCTTGGGTTTTCCCAGCAGCTGGCCAGCCTTGTTGCATGAAGCTGATGCTCCTTTGTTCTTTCAGTCATCAACCTGTAGCAGTTTTGGACTGACGCTCCAAAATGCCTTTGCCTGGCTCAACAGCGGAATGGCGGATAATTTTATCGCCGCAGCCGTAGAATGCCCCACTGCTGGACTGACTATTGACCAGATGAAGGCCATTAGGATCTATGCCAAAGATGAGGCAATACCCTATCCTTGCCAATCCATGGATTTTGAAAAAGCCACTAACACCATGGTCCTCGGCGAAGGTGCCTATGCTTTTCAATTAGAAAAAAACAACCCCAACGAATTGGCCCAGCTCAAAAGTGTAGGATCCGGAATGGAAAAAATCAACCATAGCACTGACCTTTCACCAACAGGAGATTGCATTGTTTCAGCTGCAGAAAATGTTTTTGGGGAATTTCATAAAGGAAAAATCGACCTGATCATCGGACATTTCCCAGGGACAAAGCTGGGTGATTTGGCGGAAAAAACCGCCTATGAAAGGATCTTTGATAACGTACCTTTTACCATCTCCAACAAATGGAAGATCGGCCACTCCCTTGGCTCCAGCCTAGCAGCCAATCTGGACTTGGCCATTAACGTCCTCCATCATCAGGAGCTGCCCAAACTCCCCGCCTACATCCAACAGGAAATTGCCCCTCCCACAGCAATCAATAATGTCCTCATCACGGCACTGGGCTTCGGCGGACAGGCCATTTGCGCTGTGGTAGGAAGGTAA
- a CDS encoding thioredoxin family protein yields MTAITSLITHELIDQAQNYSDYRALIDRLLLENKTTGDNHSEAMMDYTRINVQRMKRWDKTAKVSETAAASVQKIDRNQVWLVLTEAWCGDAAQNIPYIEKLAGLNDKIQLKYILRDENLEVMDEFLTNGGRSIPKLIALDAASLEILFTWGHGHRKCKKCYWLIRLTQKVFLLRNLKNLSTCGMPRTKIKA; encoded by the coding sequence ATGACTGCCATTACCTCTTTGATCACGCATGAGCTGATCGATCAAGCACAAAATTACAGTGATTACCGTGCTCTGATAGACCGACTTCTTCTAGAGAATAAAACGACAGGCGATAATCATTCTGAAGCCATGATGGACTATACCCGTATCAACGTCCAACGGATGAAGCGTTGGGACAAAACGGCCAAAGTCAGTGAAACAGCTGCAGCGTCAGTACAAAAAATAGATAGAAATCAGGTATGGCTTGTGCTTACGGAAGCTTGGTGTGGAGATGCCGCCCAGAATATTCCGTATATTGAAAAACTCGCAGGACTCAACGACAAAATTCAGCTTAAGTACATTCTGAGAGATGAGAATTTGGAAGTGATGGATGAGTTCTTGACCAATGGCGGACGGTCCATTCCCAAATTGATTGCTTTGGACGCTGCATCACTCGAAATATTGTTTACTTGGGGCCACGGCCACAGGAAATGCAAGAAATGTTACTGGCTTATAAGGCTGACCCAAAAGGTGTTTCTCCTGAGGAATTTAAAAAATCTATCCACTTGTGGTATGCCAAGGACAAAAATCAAAGCCTAG